The Georgenia sp. TF02-10 genome window below encodes:
- a CDS encoding cytochrome c oxidase subunit 4 codes for MTQQQRHDERPPSERRRRNDRRPSEEGRHTAEQDVPEHVVPLRFEATVFAAGIAFFVPVGLIYGWLSGWEPVGSVGFLMLGAMCALVSAYLWITGRRLDPLPEDNPTAEIEERAGEVGTFSPHSWAPLVIGGGAALAFLGTAVGWWLTGIGVVVALGGLVFQVTEFSRGQHVH; via the coding sequence GTGACCCAGCAGCAGCGCCACGACGAGCGCCCGCCGAGCGAGCGGCGGCGCCGCAACGACCGCCGGCCGAGCGAGGAAGGGCGGCACACCGCCGAGCAGGACGTCCCGGAGCACGTCGTCCCCCTCCGGTTCGAAGCCACCGTCTTCGCCGCCGGGATCGCGTTCTTCGTCCCCGTCGGGCTGATCTACGGATGGCTGTCCGGGTGGGAGCCGGTCGGCAGCGTGGGGTTCCTGATGCTCGGCGCCATGTGCGCGCTGGTCTCCGCGTACCTGTGGATCACCGGCCGGCGGCTGGACCCGCTCCCCGAGGACAACCCCACCGCCGAGATCGAGGAGCGCGCCGGCGAGGTCGGCACCTTCTCCCCGCACAGCTGGGCACCGCTGGTCATCGGCGGCGGCGCCGCGCTGGCGTTCCTCGGCACCGCCGTCGGCTGGTGGCTGACCGGCATCGGGGTGGTCGTCGCCCTCGGCGGCCTGGTCTTCCAGGTCACCGAGTTCTCCCGGGGACAGCACGTGCACTGA
- the trpD gene encoding anthranilate phosphoribosyltransferase, which produces MLADLIAHHDLSAAQTAWAMDQVMRGEASPVVLAGFLTALATKGETVEELRGLADAMLAHALPIDVPPGAVDIVGTGGDRLHTVNISTMASLVIAAGGVGVVKHGNRASSSSSGSADVLEALGVDLDLPVERVAEVYRQLGITFCFATVFHPSFRHAVPTRRELAVGTAFNVLGPLTNPARPRAAAIGVADARTAPLVAGVLAGRGTSALVFRGRDNGLDELSATGVNQVWEVRDGVVTEHAVDAVADLGLAPATVADLRGRDAAYNADVARGVLAGQAGPVREAVLLNAAAAFVADGSLPGTAPGPGLVERLRAGLGHAARAVDSGAAAALLERWVALTR; this is translated from the coding sequence CTGCTCGCCGACCTCATCGCGCACCACGACCTCAGCGCCGCGCAGACCGCATGGGCGATGGACCAGGTGATGCGGGGCGAGGCGTCCCCGGTCGTGCTCGCCGGGTTCCTCACCGCCCTGGCCACCAAGGGCGAGACGGTCGAGGAGCTGCGCGGCCTGGCGGACGCCATGCTCGCGCACGCGCTGCCGATCGACGTCCCGCCCGGCGCCGTCGACATCGTGGGCACGGGCGGGGACCGGCTGCACACCGTCAACATCTCCACCATGGCCTCCCTGGTCATCGCCGCCGGCGGCGTCGGGGTGGTCAAGCACGGCAACCGCGCGTCGAGTTCCTCCTCCGGCTCCGCCGACGTGCTCGAGGCCCTCGGCGTGGACCTGGACCTGCCCGTGGAGCGCGTCGCCGAGGTCTACCGGCAGCTCGGCATCACGTTCTGCTTCGCCACCGTCTTCCACCCCTCCTTCCGCCACGCCGTCCCGACCCGCCGCGAGCTGGCCGTGGGCACGGCCTTCAACGTGCTCGGGCCGCTGACCAACCCCGCGCGGCCGCGGGCCGCGGCGATCGGCGTCGCCGACGCCCGGACGGCCCCGCTCGTGGCGGGAGTGCTCGCCGGGCGCGGGACCTCGGCGCTGGTCTTCCGCGGCCGGGACAACGGGCTGGACGAGCTGAGCGCCACCGGCGTCAACCAGGTGTGGGAGGTGCGCGACGGCGTCGTGACCGAGCACGCCGTCGACGCCGTCGCCGACCTCGGTCTCGCCCCGGCCACCGTGGCGGACCTGCGCGGCCGCGACGCCGCCTACAACGCCGACGTCGCCCGGGGCGTGCTGGCCGGGCAGGCCGGGCCGGTGCGGGAGGCGGTGCTGCTCAACGCGGCGGCGGCCTTCGTGGCCGACGGCTCGCTCCCCGGCACCGCGCCCGGGCCTGGGCTGGTCGAGCGGCTCCGCGCGGGGCTGGGGCACGCCGCCCGCGCCGTGGACTCCGGCGCGGCGGCCGCGCTGCTGGAGCGCTGGGTCGCCCTCACCCGCTGA
- a CDS encoding superoxide dismutase: MATYTLPELPYDYAALEPHISGKIMELHHDKHHKTYVDGANTALEKLAAARESGDLASVNLYEKNLAFNLGGHINHTIFWNNLSPEGGGEPEGEVAAAIADSFGDFEKFKNHFTMNATAIQGSGWSVLAYDSLSGKLVIFQMFDQQNNVPVGTIPLLQLDMWEHAFYLDYLNVKADYVKAWWNIVNWQDVARRLAAATAQAPGLIVPAGVR, encoded by the coding sequence ATGGCGACCTACACGCTCCCGGAGCTCCCGTACGACTACGCCGCGCTGGAGCCGCACATCTCCGGCAAGATCATGGAGCTGCACCACGACAAGCACCACAAGACCTACGTGGACGGCGCGAACACGGCGCTGGAGAAGCTGGCCGCTGCGCGCGAGTCCGGCGACCTGGCGTCGGTGAACCTGTACGAGAAGAATCTCGCGTTCAACCTCGGTGGCCACATCAACCACACGATCTTCTGGAACAACCTCTCGCCGGAGGGCGGCGGGGAGCCGGAGGGCGAGGTCGCCGCGGCCATCGCGGACTCGTTCGGCGACTTCGAGAAGTTCAAGAATCACTTCACGATGAACGCCACGGCGATCCAGGGCTCGGGGTGGTCGGTGCTCGCCTACGACTCCCTCTCCGGCAAGCTGGTCATCTTCCAGATGTTCGACCAGCAGAACAACGTGCCGGTGGGCACCATCCCGCTGCTGCAGCTGGACATGTGGGAGCACGCGTTCTACCTGGACTACCTCAACGTTAAGGCCGACTACGTCAAGGCGTGGTGGAACATCGTGAACTGGCAGGACGTCGCCCGGCGGCTGGCCGCGGCCACCGCGCAGGCGCCGGGCCTCATCGTCCCGGCCGGGGTCCGCTGA
- a CDS encoding long-chain fatty acid--CoA ligase, whose translation MDEFTLPRRVHVDPTRSITDYLVDFARSTPQRVLYEEQVDGAWVPHDAAWTLARVEEIAKGLIAAGIGVGDRVGIMSHTRLEWTLVDLAAWHAGAVPVPVYETSSASQAHWILSDADVAAVVVEDAGMAATVAAARQEEGGLPHLRHVWQIDGGGLTELAELGKDVPDEELAARRAAVGLSDLATIIYTSGTTGRPKGVELTHGNFVELCLEAIEELGVVVSSENSRSLLFLPLAHVFARFVEVLVLLAGRPLGHTPDTKQAVADFATFRPTFILSVPRVWERVFNGVEARTGGGVKLKIFRWAARTSIGYSRALDKPGGPSAALRAQHRLADKLVLGKIRDALGGQAQYAVSGGAALGERLGHFYRGVGLTVLEGYGLTETTAPTHVNRPDRLKIGTVGLPLPGTEVRIAPDGEILVRGIGVFRGYHNNPEANAAAITDGWFRTGDLGSMDEEGFLRITGRKKEIIVTAGGKNVAPAPLEDPVQAHPLVSQCVVVGDGRPFIGALITLDGEMLPQWLATHGREDRLTVAEAARDPQVREHIQATIDRVNSKVSRAESIRAFQILTEDFTVENGYLTPSLKIKRNRVLADYADVIDRFYADAAAQRAAETAA comes from the coding sequence ATGGACGAGTTCACCCTCCCCCGCCGCGTGCACGTGGACCCCACGCGCAGCATCACCGACTACCTCGTGGACTTCGCCCGCAGCACGCCGCAGCGGGTGCTCTACGAGGAGCAGGTCGACGGCGCATGGGTCCCGCACGACGCCGCCTGGACCCTGGCGCGGGTGGAGGAGATTGCCAAGGGCCTGATCGCCGCCGGCATCGGCGTCGGGGACCGGGTGGGAATCATGTCGCACACCCGGCTGGAGTGGACGCTGGTGGACCTGGCGGCGTGGCACGCCGGCGCGGTCCCGGTGCCGGTGTACGAGACGAGCTCGGCCAGCCAGGCGCACTGGATCCTCTCCGACGCCGACGTCGCCGCCGTCGTCGTGGAGGACGCCGGGATGGCGGCGACCGTGGCCGCGGCGCGGCAGGAGGAGGGCGGGCTGCCGCACCTGCGGCACGTGTGGCAGATCGACGGCGGCGGGCTGACCGAGCTGGCGGAGCTGGGCAAGGACGTCCCGGACGAGGAGCTGGCGGCCCGCCGGGCCGCCGTCGGGCTCAGCGACCTGGCCACGATCATCTACACCTCCGGCACGACCGGGCGGCCCAAGGGCGTCGAGCTCACCCACGGCAACTTCGTCGAGCTGTGCCTGGAGGCCATCGAGGAGCTCGGGGTGGTGGTCAGCTCCGAGAACTCCCGCTCGCTGCTCTTCCTGCCCCTGGCGCACGTCTTCGCCCGGTTCGTCGAGGTGCTCGTGCTGCTCGCCGGCCGGCCGCTGGGCCACACCCCGGACACCAAGCAGGCGGTGGCCGACTTCGCCACCTTCCGGCCCACCTTCATCCTCTCCGTCCCGCGGGTGTGGGAGCGGGTGTTCAACGGCGTGGAGGCCCGCACCGGCGGCGGGGTGAAGCTGAAGATCTTCCGGTGGGCGGCGCGCACCTCGATCGGGTACTCCCGGGCGCTGGACAAGCCCGGCGGCCCGTCCGCGGCGCTGCGGGCCCAGCACCGGCTCGCGGACAAGCTCGTCCTGGGCAAGATCCGCGACGCGCTCGGCGGGCAGGCGCAGTACGCCGTCTCCGGCGGCGCGGCCCTGGGCGAGCGGCTGGGCCACTTCTACCGCGGCGTCGGGCTGACCGTGCTGGAGGGCTACGGGCTCACCGAGACCACCGCCCCCACCCACGTCAACCGGCCGGACCGGCTCAAGATCGGCACGGTCGGCCTGCCCCTGCCGGGCACCGAGGTCCGCATCGCGCCCGACGGCGAGATCCTCGTCCGCGGCATCGGCGTCTTCCGCGGCTACCACAACAACCCGGAGGCGAACGCCGCCGCGATCACCGACGGCTGGTTCCGCACCGGCGACCTCGGCTCCATGGACGAGGAGGGCTTCCTGCGGATCACCGGGCGGAAGAAGGAGATCATCGTCACCGCCGGGGGGAAGAACGTCGCCCCGGCGCCGCTGGAGGACCCGGTGCAGGCGCACCCGCTGGTCTCCCAGTGCGTCGTCGTCGGCGACGGGCGGCCGTTCATCGGGGCGCTCATCACCCTCGACGGCGAGATGCTGCCCCAGTGGCTGGCCACCCACGGCCGCGAGGACCGGCTCACGGTGGCCGAGGCGGCCCGGGACCCGCAGGTCCGCGAGCACATCCAGGCCACCATCGACCGCGTCAACAGCAAGGTCTCCCGGGCCGAGTCGATCCGGGCGTTCCAGATCCTCACCGAGGACTTCACCGTCGAGAACGGCTACCTGACCCCGTCGCTGAAGATCAAGCGGAACCGGGTGCTCGCCGACTACGCCGACGTCATCGACCGGTTCTACGCCGACGCCGCCGCCCAGCGGGCCGCGGAGACCGCCGCCTGA
- a CDS encoding Lrp/AsnC family transcriptional regulator — MLTAIVLIDADAARIPEVAQEVAELDGISEVYSVTGDVDLIAIARVRQHEDLATVVADRLGKVEGVRRTQTYIAFQAYSQHDLEQAFHIGLD; from the coding sequence ATGCTGACCGCCATCGTCCTCATCGACGCCGACGCCGCCCGGATCCCCGAGGTCGCCCAGGAGGTGGCCGAGCTGGACGGGATCAGCGAGGTCTACTCCGTCACCGGGGACGTCGACCTCATCGCGATCGCCCGGGTGCGTCAGCACGAGGACCTGGCCACCGTCGTCGCCGACCGGCTCGGCAAGGTCGAGGGCGTCCGCCGCACCCAGACCTACATCGCCTTCCAGGCCTACTCCCAGCACGACCTGGAGCAGGCGTTCCACATCGGCCTGGACTGA
- a CDS encoding cytochrome bc complex cytochrome b subunit gives MSTTTAKNHPVQVGPGIAKTADYLDTRVGIAKAVKFISRKVFPEHWSFMLGEIALWSFVVLVLTGIFLTMFFVPSMAHTTYPEDALPVSMQGVAMSEAFASVLHMSFEVRGGLLMRQIHHWAALLFMAAIVVHMFRVFFTGAFRKPRELNYLVGFTLLLLGLAAGFSGYSLPDDVLSGNGLRIADGVLRAIPIIGAHASYALFGGEFPGTDIIPRLFTVHILLVPALIIALVTVHLLLMVVHKHTQYPGVGRTNTNVVGYPAFPIYVTRMAGFFFTVFGFLALMGTFLSINSVWNYGPYDPSPVSAGAQPDWYMLFLEGALRMMPGWEIVIGGYTLSLNVLIPGVVVPGVLFTLLAVYPFLERAATNDLREHHVLDRPRNVPVRTAIGVAIITEFVILVLAGSNDIMATHFDLSINDITWTFRVLFFVGPVIAFIVTKRLCLSLQRRDRELALHGHETGRVVQLPNGAFMEVHKPLSDEERWLLVAHEPYRPLELEPATDRNGVDRPGYRRDALRQRLSRFFYEDRVEPVTPAEVTAQHHGGEIIGDDGPRHAVRGGTVELEAEVPREHHDDGASNGSKSIATLVDERR, from the coding sequence ATGAGCACGACCACCGCCAAGAACCACCCCGTCCAGGTCGGACCGGGGATCGCCAAGACGGCGGACTACCTCGACACCCGCGTCGGGATCGCCAAGGCCGTCAAGTTCATCTCCCGCAAGGTCTTCCCCGAGCACTGGTCCTTCATGCTCGGCGAGATCGCGCTGTGGAGCTTCGTGGTGCTGGTCCTCACCGGCATCTTCCTGACGATGTTCTTCGTCCCCTCCATGGCGCACACCACCTACCCCGAGGACGCCCTGCCGGTGTCCATGCAGGGCGTGGCGATGTCCGAGGCGTTCGCCTCGGTGCTGCACATGTCCTTCGAGGTGCGCGGCGGGCTGCTGATGCGCCAGATCCACCACTGGGCGGCCCTGCTGTTCATGGCCGCGATCGTGGTGCACATGTTCCGGGTCTTCTTCACCGGCGCGTTCCGCAAGCCCCGCGAGCTCAACTACCTGGTCGGCTTCACCCTGCTCCTCCTGGGCCTGGCCGCCGGCTTCTCCGGGTACTCCCTGCCCGACGACGTCCTGTCCGGCAACGGCCTGCGCATCGCCGACGGCGTGCTGCGGGCCATCCCGATCATCGGCGCGCACGCCTCCTACGCCCTCTTCGGCGGCGAGTTCCCCGGCACGGACATCATCCCGCGGCTGTTCACCGTGCACATCCTCCTCGTGCCCGCCCTGATCATCGCCCTGGTCACGGTGCACCTGCTGCTCATGGTCGTGCACAAGCACACCCAGTACCCCGGCGTCGGGCGCACCAACACCAACGTCGTCGGCTACCCCGCGTTCCCGATCTACGTCACCCGGATGGCCGGGTTCTTCTTCACCGTCTTCGGGTTCCTCGCGCTGATGGGCACGTTCCTGTCCATCAACAGCGTCTGGAACTACGGCCCCTACGACCCCTCCCCCGTCTCGGCCGGCGCCCAGCCCGACTGGTACATGCTCTTCCTCGAGGGCGCGCTGCGGATGATGCCCGGCTGGGAGATCGTCATCGGCGGCTACACCCTCTCGCTGAACGTGCTCATCCCCGGCGTGGTCGTCCCGGGCGTGCTGTTCACGCTGCTGGCCGTCTACCCGTTCCTGGAGCGGGCCGCCACCAACGACCTGCGCGAGCACCACGTGCTGGACCGCCCGCGCAACGTCCCGGTCCGCACGGCGATCGGCGTCGCCATCATCACCGAGTTCGTCATCCTCGTCCTGGCCGGGTCCAACGACATCATGGCCACCCACTTCGACCTCTCCATCAACGACATCACCTGGACGTTCCGGGTGCTGTTCTTCGTCGGCCCGGTCATCGCCTTCATCGTGACCAAGCGGCTCTGCCTGTCCCTGCAGCGGCGCGACCGCGAGCTCGCCCTGCACGGGCACGAGACCGGCCGGGTGGTCCAGCTGCCCAACGGCGCCTTCATGGAGGTCCACAAGCCGCTCAGCGACGAGGAGCGGTGGCTCCTGGTGGCCCACGAGCCGTACCGCCCGCTGGAGCTCGAGCCCGCCACCGACCGCAACGGGGTGGACCGCCCCGGGTACCGCCGGGACGCCCTGCGGCAGCGGCTCTCCCGGTTCTTCTACGAGGACCGCGTCGAGCCGGTCACCCCGGCCGAGGTGACCGCCCAGCACCACGGCGGGGAGATCATCGGCGACGACGGCCCGCGCCACGCCGTGCGCGGCGGCACCGTCGAGCTCGAGGCGGAGGTCCCGCGCGAGCACCACGACGACGGCGCCAGCAACGGCAGCAAGTCGATCGCGACCCTGGTGGACGAGCGCCGCTGA
- a CDS encoding c-type cytochrome — MKALAASRRHRFAPAVLLLLALLLTGALYAVLAPRPATAAAEDPQDVAAGETLFEANCSTCHGMEAEGTDLAPSLIGVGAASVDFQVSTGRMPMANNSPQAEAKPPVFRDEQISQLAAYVASLAPGPAIPTAEQVDPAGGDPANGMELFRTNCAMCHNAVGAGGALSEGKYAPKLFEATGTQIYEAMLTGPQSMPVFNDANISPEGKQDIIAYLYAQRETSPGGITLGSLGPVAEGLWAWIIGIGGLIGVAVWIGAKTS, encoded by the coding sequence GTGAAGGCACTCGCCGCCAGCCGCCGGCACCGGTTCGCCCCCGCCGTCCTGCTGCTGCTCGCCCTGCTCCTGACCGGCGCGCTGTACGCCGTGCTCGCCCCGCGCCCGGCCACCGCCGCCGCCGAGGACCCCCAGGACGTGGCCGCGGGCGAGACCCTGTTCGAGGCGAACTGCTCCACCTGCCACGGCATGGAGGCCGAGGGCACCGACCTGGCCCCCTCGCTCATCGGGGTGGGTGCGGCGTCGGTGGACTTCCAGGTCTCCACCGGCCGGATGCCGATGGCCAACAACTCCCCGCAGGCCGAGGCCAAGCCGCCGGTGTTCCGGGACGAGCAGATCAGCCAGCTCGCCGCCTACGTCGCCTCCCTCGCCCCCGGGCCCGCCATCCCCACCGCCGAGCAGGTCGACCCGGCGGGCGGCGACCCGGCCAACGGCATGGAGCTGTTCCGGACCAACTGCGCGATGTGCCACAACGCCGTCGGCGCCGGCGGCGCGCTGAGCGAGGGCAAGTACGCCCCCAAGCTCTTCGAGGCCACCGGGACCCAGATCTACGAGGCGATGCTCACCGGGCCGCAGTCCATGCCGGTCTTCAACGACGCCAACATCAGCCCGGAGGGCAAGCAGGACATCATCGCCTACCTCTACGCCCAGCGCGAGACCTCCCCCGGCGGGATCACCCTGGGCTCGCTCGGCCCGGTCGCGGAGGGCCTGTGGGCGTGGATCATCGGCATCGGCGGCCTCATCGGCGTCGCCGTGTGGATCGGAGCGAAGACCTCGTGA
- a CDS encoding DEDD exonuclease domain-containing protein, with product MPRSLLAPAPGRRLELDGADRAADGRGVPVQLGLDELGTPLHEVTFVVVDLETTGGSPTGSAITEIGAVKVRGGEVLGEFQTLVDPGGPIPPMITVLTGITNAMVVGAPPITEVLPAFLEFAGLGAGSGGPNGGGAGPGTASGAGTVPGAGTVLVAHNARFDVGFLTHATERMGLRWPRPPVVDTVALARRVVTRDEAPNHKLATLAGLFSAQVTPDHRALHDARATVDVLHALLGRLAPLGVTHLEDLATASDPVPHRRRRKATMADGLPQGPGVYQFLGPAQEVLYVGTAVNLRRRVRQYFTAAEKRARIAEMLDIAVAVRPVPCASVLEAQVRELRLIAELDPPYNRRSRRPDRRPWLRLTAEPYPRLSVVRRLPAAEMAGALGPFPSAAAAQAAMEALQEVAPVRRCTSRLPTAPPAGARACALAEIGRCGAPCVGGQDVAGYATAVAPVRDALGAEVDDAVAGLHRKIRTLAAQERYEEAATERDRLAALLQGARRAQRLRPLVTTPEVVAARRADAGGWELVLVRYGRLAGAATSAPGADPMPAVAALLAGGEHVPAPEQACGAAPVEESELVARWLEQPGVRLVSLVPGPVPLASPVRGAHRHPVPGRG from the coding sequence ATGCCCCGCTCCCTCCTCGCCCCAGCACCCGGCCGCCGTCTCGAGCTCGACGGCGCCGACCGGGCCGCGGACGGCCGTGGCGTCCCGGTCCAGCTGGGCCTGGACGAGCTCGGCACCCCGCTGCACGAGGTGACCTTCGTCGTCGTCGACCTGGAGACCACCGGCGGCTCGCCGACCGGCTCGGCCATCACCGAGATCGGCGCCGTGAAGGTGCGCGGCGGGGAGGTCCTCGGGGAGTTCCAGACGCTGGTGGACCCGGGCGGCCCGATCCCGCCGATGATCACCGTGCTGACCGGCATCACCAACGCCATGGTCGTCGGCGCCCCGCCCATCACCGAGGTGCTGCCGGCGTTCCTGGAGTTCGCCGGGCTCGGCGCCGGGAGCGGCGGTCCGAACGGCGGCGGCGCCGGGCCCGGCACCGCGTCTGGGGCCGGCACCGTGCCTGGGGCCGGCACCGTCCTCGTCGCCCACAACGCCCGGTTCGACGTCGGCTTCCTCACCCACGCCACCGAGCGGATGGGCCTGCGCTGGCCCCGTCCGCCGGTGGTGGACACGGTCGCGCTCGCCCGCCGGGTGGTGACCAGGGACGAGGCGCCCAACCACAAGCTGGCCACCCTCGCCGGGCTGTTCTCCGCGCAGGTGACCCCCGACCACCGGGCGCTGCACGACGCGCGGGCCACCGTCGACGTCCTGCACGCCCTGCTCGGCCGGCTGGCCCCGCTCGGCGTCACCCACCTGGAGGACCTGGCCACCGCCAGCGACCCGGTGCCGCACCGCCGCCGCCGCAAGGCGACGATGGCGGACGGGCTGCCGCAGGGGCCCGGGGTGTACCAGTTCCTCGGCCCGGCGCAGGAGGTCCTCTACGTCGGTACCGCCGTCAACCTCCGCCGCCGGGTCCGGCAGTACTTCACCGCCGCGGAGAAGCGGGCACGCATCGCCGAGATGCTCGACATCGCCGTCGCGGTGCGGCCGGTGCCGTGCGCCAGCGTGCTGGAGGCGCAGGTCCGCGAGCTGCGGCTGATCGCCGAGCTGGACCCGCCGTACAACCGCCGCTCGCGGCGCCCGGACCGGCGGCCCTGGCTGCGGCTGACCGCCGAGCCCTACCCGCGGCTGAGCGTGGTGCGGCGGCTGCCGGCCGCGGAGATGGCCGGCGCGCTGGGCCCGTTCCCCTCGGCGGCCGCGGCGCAGGCTGCGATGGAGGCGCTGCAGGAGGTGGCCCCGGTGCGCCGGTGCACCTCCCGCCTGCCCACCGCCCCGCCCGCCGGTGCCCGGGCGTGCGCGCTGGCCGAGATCGGCCGGTGCGGCGCGCCGTGCGTCGGCGGGCAGGACGTGGCCGGGTACGCGACCGCCGTCGCGCCGGTGCGGGACGCGCTCGGGGCGGAGGTCGACGACGCCGTCGCCGGCCTGCACCGCAAGATCCGCACCCTCGCCGCGCAGGAGCGGTACGAGGAGGCGGCCACCGAGCGGGACCGGCTCGCCGCCCTGCTCCAGGGCGCCCGGCGCGCCCAGCGGCTCCGGCCCCTGGTCACCACCCCGGAGGTGGTCGCCGCCCGCCGGGCCGATGCCGGCGGCTGGGAGCTGGTCCTCGTGCGCTACGGCCGCCTCGCCGGCGCCGCGACGAGCGCGCCGGGGGCGGACCCGATGCCCGCCGTCGCCGCCCTGCTGGCCGGCGGGGAGCACGTTCCCGCCCCCGAGCAGGCCTGCGGCGCCGCCCCGGTGGAGGAGTCCGAGCTGGTGGCCCGCTGGCTCGAGCAGCCCGGGGTCCGCCTGGTGTCGCTGGTGCCGGGGCCGGTGCCGCTGGCCTCCCCGGTCCGCGGCGCCCACCGCCACCCGGTGCCGGGCCGGGGATGA
- a CDS encoding ubiquinol-cytochrome c reductase iron-sulfur subunit: protein MSVNQYHGTTPEAPERFENPGPEPHRTRLADTDPRVAKHAERVAALIFTVSLLASVAAVVGYFLVPLDATLGTLRLSTVVLGTGLGVGMLGIGVAAIYWSKTLMSSAEHVEERHPQRSEDATRDVAATMMLDGVADSGIGRRPLLKGALVGALGLAPLPFLVPLVGNLGEDWDVAKFRHTAWGDVPSGTGGRLPGGGVGRRLAIDPSDTPIRAADVTIGSVFHVIPHGLTEQEDFLEEKAKAVVLLVRMDPRDLKVPADRADWSYDGIVAYSKICTHVGCPVALYEQQTHHLLCPCHQSTFDIADQAKVVFGPAKRPLPQLPITVDDEGYLVARHDFTEPIGPSFWSRER from the coding sequence GTGAGCGTCAACCAGTACCACGGCACCACCCCCGAGGCGCCGGAGCGGTTCGAGAACCCCGGCCCCGAGCCGCACCGCACCCGGCTGGCCGACACCGACCCGCGGGTGGCCAAGCACGCCGAGCGGGTCGCCGCCCTGATCTTCACCGTCTCGCTGCTGGCCTCCGTCGCCGCCGTCGTCGGCTACTTCCTGGTCCCCCTCGACGCCACCCTGGGCACCCTGCGGCTGTCCACCGTGGTCCTCGGCACCGGGCTGGGCGTGGGCATGCTCGGCATCGGCGTGGCAGCCATCTACTGGTCCAAGACCCTGATGAGCAGCGCCGAGCACGTGGAGGAGCGCCACCCCCAGCGCTCCGAGGACGCCACCCGCGACGTCGCCGCCACGATGATGCTCGACGGCGTCGCGGACTCCGGCATCGGGCGGCGCCCGCTGCTCAAGGGCGCCCTCGTCGGGGCGCTCGGCCTGGCCCCGCTGCCGTTCCTCGTCCCGCTGGTGGGCAATCTCGGCGAGGACTGGGACGTGGCGAAGTTCCGGCACACCGCCTGGGGGGACGTCCCCTCCGGCACCGGCGGGCGCCTGCCCGGCGGCGGGGTGGGCCGCCGCCTCGCGATCGACCCGTCCGACACCCCCATCCGGGCCGCCGACGTGACCATCGGCTCGGTCTTCCACGTCATCCCGCACGGCCTGACCGAGCAGGAGGACTTCCTCGAGGAGAAGGCCAAGGCCGTCGTCCTGCTCGTCCGGATGGACCCGCGCGACCTGAAGGTCCCGGCGGACCGGGCCGACTGGTCCTACGACGGCATCGTCGCCTATTCCAAGATCTGCACCCACGTCGGCTGCCCGGTCGCCCTGTACGAGCAGCAGACCCACCACCTGCTGTGCCCGTGCCACCAGTCCACCTTCGACATCGCCGACCAGGCCAAGGTCGTCTTCGGGCCCGCGAAGCGGCCGCTGCCGCAGCTGCCGATCACCGTCGACGACGAGGGGTACCTCGTGGCCCGCCACGACTTCACCGAGCCGATCGGTCCGAGCTTCTGGAGCCGAGAGCGATGA
- a CDS encoding heme-copper oxidase subunit III: protein MSSTSAAPSVAHVQVTRPNTLSVGVIVWLSSELLFFAGLFAMYFTHRSVAGPELWAESSSQLNFPFALANTTILVLSSVTCQMGVFAAERFQQSRTGSLLNPARWGMQEWYTLTFLMGAVFVAGQVTEYTELIQHGLKISTSSYGSVFYITTGFHALHVIGGLVAFLYVLLRSFNARRFGHLEAGAAVVTSYYWHFVDVVWIALFFVIYVLDHLMVQ from the coding sequence GTGTCGTCAACCAGTGCTGCCCCGAGCGTCGCCCATGTGCAGGTGACTCGCCCGAACACCCTCTCGGTGGGCGTCATCGTCTGGCTGTCCAGCGAGCTGCTCTTCTTCGCCGGGCTCTTCGCCATGTACTTCACCCACCGCTCGGTGGCCGGGCCGGAGCTCTGGGCGGAGTCCAGCAGCCAGCTGAACTTCCCCTTCGCCCTGGCCAACACGACGATCCTGGTGCTCAGCTCGGTCACCTGCCAGATGGGCGTCTTCGCCGCCGAGCGCTTCCAGCAGTCCCGCACCGGCTCCCTCCTCAACCCCGCCCGCTGGGGCATGCAGGAGTGGTACACCCTGACGTTCCTCATGGGGGCGGTGTTCGTGGCCGGGCAGGTCACCGAGTACACCGAGCTCATCCAGCACGGCCTGAAGATCTCCACCAGCTCCTACGGGTCGGTCTTCTACATCACCACCGGGTTCCACGCGCTGCACGTCATCGGGGGGCTCGTCGCCTTCCTCTACGTCCTCCTCCGGTCCTTCAACGCCCGCCGGTTCGGTCACCTCGAGGCGGGCGCGGCGGTCGTGACCTCCTACTACTGGCACTTCGTCGACGTCGTCTGGATCGCGCTGTTCTTCGTGATCTACGTCCTGGACCACCTCATGGTCCAGTGA